A genomic window from Deltaproteobacteria bacterium includes:
- a CDS encoding sensor domain-containing diguanylate cyclase: protein MPKVLIIGGGEGGALLLPILNEDKNIEILGVADIKTDAPAIFKARELGIPTSDSYKELLKTCSPEVIINVTGSREISDDLYQRKEAHTEILGGLSANLLFKLVDERRKSEEQISRSLQEQHMLYDIGIMLSSSDKQEDMLLTIIQYAMRLTDMPAGSITLYNETTGKMELMASVGFSDSFTTKTSWDIEKGGLSDHILNEGKTVAIKNIKELIKVDRPALEAENIKSLLATPLIAERKTIGILYVDDFEEREFTPKDESIIALLATQAAAAIEKLQLLEKTRKLAITDELTTLHNHRHFVHLLTEELKRAKRYSRPLSVMLIDIDHFKHYNDTNGHIEGNDVLKDVAAAMLQSIRDIDILARYGGEEFAVILPEADKAETGKCAERVRKAIEGKKFANQEKQPLGNLTVSIGYSTYPEDAKMQRSLLNRADIALYKAKEEGRNKAIAFRQ from the coding sequence ATGCCAAAAGTGTTGATTATTGGTGGAGGGGAAGGCGGAGCGCTGCTGCTTCCCATCCTGAATGAAGACAAGAATATAGAAATCCTCGGTGTCGCCGACATCAAAACGGATGCACCGGCTATTTTTAAAGCGAGAGAGCTTGGAATTCCTACCTCTGACAGTTACAAAGAATTACTTAAAACCTGTTCACCCGAGGTTATTATTAATGTAACAGGGAGCCGGGAAATATCGGATGATCTCTACCAGAGAAAAGAAGCGCATACGGAAATACTGGGAGGCCTCAGCGCTAACCTTCTTTTTAAACTGGTCGACGAAAGAAGAAAGAGTGAGGAGCAGATATCAAGAAGTCTGCAGGAGCAGCATATGCTCTATGATATCGGGATCATGCTTTCTTCCTCAGATAAGCAGGAAGACATGCTGCTCACCATTATACAGTATGCCATGAGACTAACCGACATGCCTGCAGGCAGTATTACTTTATATAATGAAACGACAGGTAAAATGGAACTGATGGCCAGCGTCGGTTTTAGTGATTCATTTACAACCAAAACCTCATGGGATATAGAGAAGGGGGGCTTATCAGATCATATTTTGAATGAGGGGAAAACAGTTGCCATAAAAAATATAAAGGAACTCATAAAGGTTGACAGACCGGCCCTGGAAGCGGAAAATATCAAATCTCTTCTTGCAACACCGCTTATCGCAGAAAGAAAGACAATCGGTATTCTTTATGTCGATGATTTTGAAGAGAGGGAATTTACCCCGAAAGATGAATCTATTATCGCCCTGCTGGCAACGCAGGCGGCAGCAGCTATCGAAAAACTGCAACTTCTCGAAAAAACGAGAAAACTGGCCATAACCGATGAATTAACGACACTGCATAATCACAGGCACTTTGTCCACCTTCTCACTGAAGAGTTGAAAAGGGCCAAGCGCTATTCACGGCCCCTTTCAGTTATGCTTATCGATATCGATCATTTCAAACATTATAATGACACCAACGGTCATATTGAGGGTAACGATGTTCTTAAAGATGTTGCCGCCGCAATGCTTCAAAGCATCAGGGATATCGATATTCTGGCAAGATATGGGGGCGAAGAATTTGCCGTTATTCTTCCTGAAGCCGACAAGGCTGAAACGGGCAAATGCGCTGAAAGGGTAAGGAAGGCTATTGAAGGCAAAAAATTTGCCAACCAGGAAAAACAGCCTCTCGGTAACCTGACGGTAAGTATCGGTTATTCTACCTATCCCGAGGACGCAAAGATGCAGAGATCACTGCTAAACAGGGCTGATATCGCACTTTACAAGGCAAAAGAAGAAGGAAGAAACAAGGCTATCGCTTTTAGACAGTAA
- a CDS encoding carbon starvation protein A, translating to MNSSYIIIAAFFFFYFFGYRYYARRIERELVNPGDNETPAFSKRDGVDYVPAKKSILFGHHFASIAGAGPIIGPIVALVNFGWLAALAWIAVGNVFIGAVHDYLTLMLSVRNKGVSVADIADRAMGRRAKNIFSIFLYLALVLVVTVFGMVGANTLVAQPGMVIPTFALVPVAIIFGWAVYVRNVPLLPATIVVVAINAMAIYIGYHNPVAFPKEGIGGISPINIWFAILMIYAALASVLPVNILLQPRDYIATFNLYLAMLIGFAAILFVRPEMNAPPVVTVFSESKGPIWPMLFVLVACGAVSGFHCLVSSGTTSKQLSCEKDGKAIAFGGMLFEGFLAVMTLVLVGAGLYWTPPLDGNTDMVRYGIREVMTSGGWVVAFGNGFGSIVSQMLPFLGFSIASMIAMTALKTFILTTLDSSTRIARFIIEESVGRKVPVFSNKYIALLLVIVPSYVLGISSGYTKIWPIFGATNQLIAALALMVVSSYLVGVKKPLKYTLIPALFMIITTIAALLWQAFNFYSGDSPDYFLGNLSLILVALALFVGYEGLSVFLNLEKNEEAIAEA from the coding sequence TTCTTTTTTTATTTCTTCGGTTACCGGTATTACGCCAGGAGGATTGAAAGGGAACTCGTCAATCCGGGAGATAATGAAACTCCGGCTTTTTCAAAAAGAGATGGTGTAGATTATGTCCCCGCAAAAAAATCAATTCTTTTTGGCCATCACTTCGCCTCCATTGCAGGAGCAGGGCCAATCATCGGACCTATCGTTGCACTTGTTAATTTTGGATGGCTTGCAGCGTTGGCCTGGATAGCTGTCGGTAATGTTTTCATTGGCGCTGTCCACGACTATCTCACGCTTATGCTTTCTGTCAGGAACAAGGGCGTATCCGTTGCGGATATTGCTGACCGGGCTATGGGCAGAAGGGCGAAAAATATCTTTTCCATTTTTCTCTACCTCGCCCTTGTTCTGGTCGTGACCGTCTTTGGCATGGTAGGCGCCAATACGCTGGTAGCTCAGCCGGGCATGGTTATTCCAACCTTTGCCCTTGTTCCTGTCGCCATCATATTCGGCTGGGCAGTTTATGTGAGAAATGTTCCCCTGCTGCCTGCAACCATAGTCGTAGTGGCCATCAACGCAATGGCTATTTATATTGGATACCATAATCCCGTAGCTTTTCCCAAAGAGGGCATTGGGGGAATTTCACCTATCAATATCTGGTTTGCCATCCTGATGATTTACGCGGCCCTTGCTTCTGTCTTACCTGTTAATATTCTTTTGCAACCCAGGGATTATATAGCCACATTCAACCTCTATCTTGCTATGCTTATCGGCTTTGCCGCTATTCTCTTCGTACGCCCTGAAATGAACGCTCCACCGGTAGTAACGGTTTTCTCGGAATCAAAGGGGCCTATCTGGCCCATGCTCTTCGTTCTTGTCGCCTGTGGCGCTGTATCGGGTTTCCATTGTCTCGTCTCCAGCGGAACAACATCAAAGCAGCTTTCCTGCGAAAAGGATGGCAAAGCTATCGCCTTTGGCGGTATGCTTTTTGAGGGTTTCCTGGCGGTCATGACTTTGGTGCTTGTCGGCGCCGGTCTTTACTGGACACCGCCCCTTGATGGAAACACAGACATGGTCAGGTATGGTATCAGGGAAGTGATGACTTCAGGAGGGTGGGTCGTGGCATTCGGCAATGGTTTCGGCAGTATCGTTAGTCAAATGCTCCCTTTTCTCGGTTTTTCTATCGCTTCAATGATTGCAATGACAGCGCTCAAAACCTTTATTCTTACTACACTTGATTCATCGACAAGAATTGCCAGGTTTATCATCGAGGAATCCGTTGGCCGCAAGGTTCCGGTTTTTTCAAATAAATACATCGCTCTTTTATTAGTCATTGTTCCCTCATACGTGCTGGGAATTTCAAGTGGATATACCAAAATATGGCCCATTTTTGGCGCAACCAACCAGCTCATTGCCGCACTGGCTCTTATGGTTGTTTCTTCTTATCTGGTAGGAGTAAAAAAACCGCTCAAATATACCCTCATTCCGGCCTTATTTATGATTATCACGACAATAGCCGCTCTGCTATGGCAGGCATTCAACTTCTATTCGGGAGATAGCCCGGACTATTTTCTTGGCAACCTGTCACTCATTCTTGTGGCGCTGGCCCTTTTTGTCGGTTATGAAGGTTTGTCTGTTTTTCTAAATCTTGAAAAAAATGAAGAAGCCATTGCCGAGGCATAA